From Quercus lobata isolate SW786 chromosome 1, ValleyOak3.0 Primary Assembly, whole genome shotgun sequence, one genomic window encodes:
- the LOC115990883 gene encoding uncharacterized protein LOC115990883: MRRGTSITHSHFHMANIVQCNSLPHLCKPSRISTPLLSSISLTPSISNVSTSSNALKLSTPRLNRTVSAVVSEENAVGSNFSGTDVFKLTYLEGNSWLWDVDGLKILVDPILVGNLDFGIPWLYDAAKKYIKNFQLSDLPEIDCLLITQSLDDHCHLNTLRPLSIKFPNLKVLATPNARPLLDPLFSNVTFIEPGQSSVIEAINGSKVRVQATAGPVLGPPWQRPENGYLVNSTQGQLTLYYEPHCVYNKDLLEKERADIVITPVIKQLLPKFTLVSGQEDAVRLARLLHAKFIVPMKNGDLDSKGLLASIIQAEGTIESFKELLSKEIPDVQVLEPTPGIPLEVQSPS; this comes from the exons ATGAGACGCGGAACTAGCATCACACACTCACACTTTCACATGGCCAATATTGTTCAGTGCAACTCTCTTCCTCACTTGTGCAAACCAAGTAGAATCTCAACACCCTTATTATCCTCAATCTCACTTACTCCTTCAATCTCAAATGTTAGCACAAGTTCCAACGCATTGAAGCTCTCCACTCCCag GCTGAATAGGACTGTTTCTGCTGTGGTTTCTGAAGAGAACGCAGTTGGGTCGAATTTTTCTGGCACTGATGTGTTCAAACTCACTTACTTAGAG GGAAATTCTTGGTTGTGGGATGTGGATGGATTGAAAATACTGGTCGATCCAATCTTAGTGGgtaatttggattttggaattCCCTGGCTTTATGATGCAGCCAAGAAATACATTAAGAATTTCCag CTTAGTGATCTTCCTGAAATCGATTGCTTGCTGATCACACAAAGCCTTGATGATCACTGCCACTTGAATACCTTGAGACCGCTCTCTATAAAGTTCCCAAATCTTAAAGTCTTAGCAACTCCAAATGCTAGGCCACTGCTGGATCCCCTTTTCAGCAAT GTCACATTCATAGAACCTGGTCAGAGCTCTGTTATTGAAGCAATAAATGGTTCTAAAGTCAGAGTTCAGGCTACTGCAGGGCCAGTTCTAGGTCCTCCATGGCAGCGCCCTGAGAATGG ATATCTTGTCAATTCAACTCAGGGCCAACTGACTCTTTACTATGAACCCCACTGTGTATACAACAAGGATTTGCTGGAAAAGGAAAGGGCTGACATTGTTATCACACCAGTCATAAAGCAACTTCTGCCTAAATTTACTTTGGTTTCAGGACAAGAAGATGCAGTTCGACTTGCAAGGCTTCTGCATGCCAA GTTCATTGTGCCAATGAAAAATGGGGACCTTGATAGCAAAGGGCTTCTTGCTAGTATAATTCAAGCTGAGGGAACAATAGAATCATTTAAG GAGCTATTGTCAAAGGAAATACCAGATGTTCAGGTATTAGAGCCTACTCCTGGTATACCACTAGAAGTCCAGTCACCCTCATAG
- the LOC115990892 gene encoding transcription factor HHO3-like, with amino-acid sequence MDYYTEKMQHGGLGFREYVEALEEERRKIQVFQRELPLCLELVNQAIDACRQQMSGTTTENNLHGQSESSEQTTSNEVVPAFEEFIPMKRSSDLSDDDEEEHSHDEDKREKTNNNDNNNDKKKSDWLRSVQLWHPSSDPPLKEDVPRKTTVMEVKRNGGAFQPFHREKSVGKSNVSVVGKLPAQVPVAAPAVAVATTSSSAETASGGRGGGGGSERRDEKDGQSQRKQRRNWSPELHKRFVNALHQLGGSHAATPKQIRELMKVDGLTNDEVKSHLQKYRLHTRRPSPTTIHNNGNPQAPQFVVVGGIWVQPPEYSAAVTATTTSGEVYAPMAAVPAVQPASSSQIQRLQKDPSSQSDERFSHGGNRGCSNSPATSSSTHTTTTSPVF; translated from the exons ATGGACTATTACACAGAGAAAATGCAGCATGGCGGTTTAGGCTTTCGTGAGTACGTTGAAGCTTTAGAAGAAGAGCGCCGTAAGATCCAAGTCTTTCAGCGTGAACTTCCTCTTTGCCTTGAACTTGTTAACCAAG CTATTGATGCGTGTAGGCAACAGATGTCAGGGACCACAACAGAGAATAACTTGCATGGTCAATCTGAGAGTTCGGAGCAAACCACGTCGAATGAAGTAGTTCCGGCGTTTGAGGAATTCATTCCGATGAAACGGTCTTCGGATTTgtctgatgatgatgaggaagaACACTCACatgatgaggataagagagagaaaaccaacaacaacgataataataatgataagaaGAAATCGGATTGGCTTAGATCAGTTCAGTTATGGCACCCATCATCAGATCCACCACTTAAAGag GATGTGCCTAGAAAGACAACAGTGATGGAGGTGAAGAGAAATGGTGGTGCTTTCCAGCCTTTTCATAGAGAGAAAAGTGTTGGGAAGAGTAATGTGTCTGTGGTCGGAAAATTGCCTGCTCAGGTACCGGTGGCAGCACCGGCGGTGGCGGTGGCTACGACAAGTTCATCGGCGGAGACAGCCTccggaggaagaggaggaggcgGAGGGAGTGAAAGAAGAGATGAGAAAGATGGACAGAGTCAGAGAAAGCAGAGAAGGAATTGGTCCCCTGAGTTGCACAAGCGGTTTGTGAATGCCCTTCACCAACTTGGTGGTTCACatg CTGCGACACCTAAGCAAATTAGGGAGCTAATGAAGGTTGATGGGCTTACAAATGATGAAGTCAAAAGCCATTTACAG aaATATCGGTTGCACACAAGAAGACCAAGTCCAACAACAATCCACAATAATGGCAATCCGCAGGCACCTCAATTTGTAGTTGTGGGAGGTATATGGGTGCAACCACCCGAGTATTCGGCGGCAGTGACTGCAACAACAACATCAGGGGAGGTTTATGCTCCAATGGCTGCTGTGCCTGCAGTCCAACCGGCATCCTCATCCCAAATCCAAAGATTACAAAAGGATCCCTCCTCACAATCCGATGAAAGGTTTAGCCATGGTGGAAACAGAGGTTGTTCTAATTCTCCAGCCACATCGTCCTCCACCCACACTACCACCACTTCTCCtgtgttttaa